The genomic segment GGAGAGCCGTTTTATGATGGACTCTTATTTCATCGAGTTATAAAAGATTTTATGGTTCAAACGGGTGATCCGGCTGGAAATGGAAGTGGTGGTCCTGGTTATAAATTTCCTGATGAATTTCATGACGATTTAAAACATTTAGGAGGTGGTATTTTGTCTATGGCTAATTCTGGTCCGGCTACGAACGGAAGTCAATTCTTTATAACACATAAAAGTACCCCTTGGCTTGATAATAAACATAGTGTTTTTGGTCATGTATTAGATGGGATGGATATCGTTAATTTGATTGCAAAAGGAGATACTATACTTGATGTTAAAATATTAAGGGTAGGTAAGGTTGCTAAGAAATTCGATGGCTTGGCACAGTTTAATAAAGGTAAAGTAGACCTTGAATTAAAAGAGAGCGCAAAGAAGAAAGAAGAGAAAGATGCTTTTCTTTCAGTAATAAAAGAAAAGTATGGAGAGATAACAGATACAACTGCTAGTGGCTTAATGTACCAAATTGTTCAAAAAGGAACAGGAGTCCAGGCATCGAAGGGTAAAACGGTTAAAGTGCATTATGAAGGTTATTTGGTAGATGGAAAGAAGTTTGATTCA from the Flavobacteriales bacterium genome contains:
- a CDS encoding peptidylprolyl isomerase, which codes for MRKIFYVFTMLSIVLAACSTTGQSGSIEKVLKKKHGEGLFAAINTNKGSIIIALDYDKVPMTVGNFVALAEGAMANDSKKEGEPFYDGLLFHRVIKDFMVQTGDPAGNGSGGPGYKFPDEFHDDLKHLGGGILSMANSGPATNGSQFFITHKSTPWLDNKHSVFGHVLDGMDIVNLIAKGDTILDVKILRVGKVAKKFDGLAQFNKGKVDLELKESAKKKEEKDAFLSVIKEKYGEITDTTASGLMYQIVQKGTGVQASKGKTVKVHYEGYLVDGKKFDS